The proteins below are encoded in one region of Lactuca sativa cultivar Salinas chromosome 3, Lsat_Salinas_v11, whole genome shotgun sequence:
- the LOC111916156 gene encoding lipid phosphate phosphatase epsilon 1, chloroplastic, producing the protein MLFAVVSILISPPPILNQFHKFDIHRKTPFSTPVFRTLKESAIGYPKSVRLKKMKVEESIETGILSGGGGDNERFSPAVSALEQETLIDYGGDSFHQTVGGLHTVVNRLSKWVVAAIFGGFILLRHDALALWAAMGSVLNVILSITLKQILKQERPVSRVSSGHGMPSSHAQSIFYATLILILSVIKGQGLNVVTGVFSVLVVALGSYFSWLRILLRYHTTSQVVVGAIVGSIFSVLWFSAWEAIVFKAYNSILWVRILVIVGAFCFCLGFISHVFRHWMKDE; encoded by the exons ATGTTGTTTGCAGTGGTGTCGATCTTGATAAGCCCACCACCAATTTTGAACCAATTTCATAAGTTCGATATTCATCGGAAAACCCCCTTTTCTACTCCCGTTTTTCGTACCTTGAAGGAATCTGCAATTGGATATCCGAAATCTGTTAGACTGAAGAAAATGAAGGTTGAGGAATCGATTGAGACGGGGATACtcagcggtggtggtggtgataatGAACGTTTTAGTCCTGCAGTTTCCGCTTTAGAACAGGAAACTTTGATCGATTATGGAGGTGattcatttcatcaaacagttggtggGCTACACACAGTTGTTAATCGTTTG AGTAAATGGGTGGTAGCTGCAATTTTCGGTGGATTCATTCTGTTGAGACACGATGCTCTTGCATTATGGGCTGCAATGGGGTCTGTTCTGAATGTTATACTATCAATCACTTTGAAGCAGATTTTGAAACAAGAACGCCCTGTTTCTAGAGTAAGTTCAGGCCATGGAATGCCATCTTCGCATGCCCAATCCATCTTCTACGCCACCTTAATCTTGATATTGTCAG TGATCAAAGGTCAAGGATTGAATGTAGTTACAGGCGTCTTTAGTGTTCTTGTTGTAGCTCTTGGTTCTTATTTC TCATGGCTAAGGATTTTACTACGATATCACACTACAAGCCAAGTTGTTGTGGGTGCAATTGTGGGGTCCATTTTTTCAGTGTTATGGTTTTCAGCATGGGAAGCGATTGTTTTCAAGGCATATAACTCGATTTTGTGGGTTCGAATTCTTGTAATTGTTGGAGCTTTTTGTTTCTGTTTAGGGTTTATATCACATGTTTTTAGGCATTGGATGAAGGATGAATga